Part of the Imperialibacter roseus genome, GCCTTCGCAAGTGAGCGCCGTGTCGCACGGGAGCTCCACCACAAGGTTTGATGGAGTGAATGTGATTAATACCGGAAGGACTATATAAATATAGATAGCCAACTTTGTGATTCAAATGAAAGAAATCCAACTTTTTTTTCAAACACGAAAGAGAGAGGTTAGATTTTCTGCTCCCTCCCTTTAGGGGCGCCCGGCTTAGGGGCGGGGTAAAGGAACAGAAAATCAAAGTTACTTGATGAAACAAAGTTGGCTTCGTAGTACTTGAAGAGAATAGGAACTCAAACTAAAATAAAACAAGGACTAACTTAATTAACCCATGAGGAGAAGAGATTTTGTTCAACTGGCGGGTTTGGGAGCTGGGGCAATGATGCTGCCTGTTTCCGCTTTCGCCAAATCGGTAGACCCCAGCCGACTGCTGGAGCCTGCCCTGGATGTGATCCAGAAGAAAAGACTGGCTGACGTGGCACTCAATGCGTCCCGCTCTGCCGGTGCAAGTTATACGGATGTTCGCATAGGTCGTTACCTTAATCAGTTTGTTATCACCCGTGAAGACAAGGTGCAGAACATGGTCAACACCGAGTCGTTCGGTACAGGCATCCGTGTGATTGCTAACGGTACCTGGGGTTTTGCTTCGACCAACGACGTGACCGAGGAGGGAATTGCGAAAGCCGCAAGGCAGGCCGTGGCCATTGCTAAAGCCAACTCCAAATTCCAGACATCGCCGGTAGAACTGGTGCCCGTGAAAGGATATGGAGAGGTGAGTTATAAAACTCCGATCAAGAAAAACGGATTTGAGGTAACCATAAAAGACAAGGCCGACCTCCTGCTGAATGCCAACGCAAGAGCAATGGAGAACGGAGCAAGCTACATTAACAACATTCTGTTTCTGGTAAATGAGCAAAAGTACTTTGCTTCATCTGAAGGGTCATACATCGATCAGGATGTGCACAGAACCTGGCCTTTCTTTACCGTGACCGCTATCGATAAAGAATCAGGGCAGTTCAAGCAGCGTGGCTCTTTCAGCGCCCCTGTGGGCATGGGCTACGAGTACCTTGATGGCCGTGCAGAAGACAAGATTGTTGGCCCCGCTGGCGTAACCCTTTACAATAAGTCGTACGACATGGTGGAAGATGCTACCATGGCGGCGCAACAAGTGAAAGAGATACTGTCGGCAAAATCTGTGGAGCCAGGCAAATATGATTTGGCACTGGAACCTTCTCACTTGTGGTTGACCATTCATGAGTCGGTGGGGCACCCACTGGAGCTGGACAGAGTGCTGGGCTACGAAGCCAACTACGCAGGCACCAGCTTCGCTACTTTGGACAAATGGGAGACCAAGAAGTTCAACTATGGTAGCAAGCAAGTCAATTTTGTGGCTGACAAAACGCAGGTAGGTTCACTAGGTGCTGTCGGCTGGGACGATGAAGGTGTGAAAACAAAAGAGTGGGACCTGGTGAAAGACGGTACACTGGTGAACTACCAGGCCATCAGAGACCAGGCCAAGATCATTGGAGAAACTGAATCGCATGGCTGCTGCTATGCTGATAGCTGGAGCAGCGTTCAATTCCAGCGCATGGCCAATGTGTCATTGAAAGCTGGTAAAGAGCAACTTACGCCCGAGCAGCTTATCGGGGGTATTGATAAAGGCGTTTACATTGTAAAAGACGGCTCATTCTCCATCGACCAGCAGCGTTACAACTTCCAGTTTGGAGGGCAGCTGTTCTTCGAAATAAAAAACGGAAAAATAGCTGGTATGCTGAAAGACGTGGCTTATCAGTCGAATACCCAGGAGTTTTGGAATTCCTGTGTGCAGGTTTGCGATAGCAGAGACTACCGACTCAATGGCTCCTTCTTTGACGGAAAAGGCCAGCCGGGACAATCCAGTGCTGTGTCGCATGGCAGTGCCACCACAAGGTTCAACGGTATCAATGTGATCAATACTGCGAGAAGCATTTAACCTATTAACTAACTCGAAATCAGAATTCAAAATGGCAATATTTTCAAAAGACGAAGCAAGGGCGATCCTGGAGAAGGTGATGAAATTCTCGAAGGCAGACGCTTGCGAGGCTAACCTCAACGGCTCCAATGGGGGCAATATCCGCTATGCAAGGAACACCGTTTCTACTGCAGGGGAAAACAGCGATGTGACGCTGGTAGTGCAATCGAACTTCGGTAAGAAGTCGGGCACCGCAACTGTGAATGAATTCGACGATGCGTCGCTCGAAAAAGTAGTGAGAAGATCGGAAGAACTGGCGCAGCTGGCACCAGAAAACCCCGAGTTTATGGGGCCTCTTGAGCAACAGACCTATGGTGAATCAAAAACTTACGCCGAAGCAACAGCCAAGATAACCCCAGAATACCGGGCGCAGGCAGCTGCCAATAGCATCAATCCTGCGGCAGCTAAGGATGTAACCGCAGCTGGTTTCCTGGAAGATAGCTACGGTTTTGCATCCATGATGAACACCAAAGGCCTTTTTGCCTACAACAGGTCTACTAACGTCAACTTTACGGTGACCATGCGTACCAACGACGGACTGGGCTCAGGCTGGGCCACCAGAGACTACAACGATGTAAGCAAACTTGATACAGCAGAAGCATCGAAAATTGCGATTGAGAAAGCTGTGAAATCAAGCACTGCCAAAGCCATTGAGCCCGGCAAATATACAGTGATTCTTGAGCCCGCTGCGGCTTCTGACCTCTTGCAGAATATGCTTTTCAGCATGGGGGCACGGCAGGCCGACGAGGGAAGAAGCTTTCTTGCTAAAAAAGGTGGGGGAACGAAGCTCGGTGAAAAAATAGTCGACGAAAGAGTGAACATCTATACCGATCCGTTCAATACTGAAGTGCCTGCTTCTCCGTGGACGCAAGATGGCCAGGCCAGAAAGAAAATGGACATCCTTAAGAACGGTGTGGTAAGCAACATGTTCTACGATAGGTACTGGGCCGAGAAACAAGGTGTGGCGCCGGTGCCATTCCCTGGCAATGCTATCATGGAAGGTGGTACTGCCAGTCTTGAGGACATGATCAAGGATACAAAAAAAGGGATTTTGGTTACTCGCTTCTGGTACATCAGAACGGTGGATCCTCAAACGCTGCTTTATACAGGCCTTACCCGTGATGGTACCTTCTATATCGAAAACGGCAAGATCGCCTATCCTGTCAAGAATTTCCGTTTCAACGAGAGCCCTGTGATCATGCTGAACAATCTGGAGACGCTGGGCAAGCAGGTGCGGACAGATGGTAACCTGATTCCTTACATGAAAATCAGGGACTTTACCTTCTCCAGTTTATCTGACGCTGTTTAAAACTCCGAAGGGAACGTCTTCCCGGCACCTTGGTGTTGTCGGGAAGACGTTTAGTTGTAAACAGGTATGAGCAGAAAGCGTTTTGAGGAGTTTTTCTTTACACGGCTTCAGTATGAATCAGGTGACTGGGATGTAGATCAGCGAATGCCGTCCAATTTGCTCAATTCTCTGGTGGAGTATACCACATTGCCGGTGAATACCAGAGAGAACATTGTTTCGCTGAGCTCTGACGAGATTTTCAACAGTCCTTTTTGTTACCTGAGCGGCCACAAGCTGGTTGAGTTTACCGCTACCGAACGGGAGAACTTCAAAAAGTATGTTGAGAATGGAGGTTTTGTCTTTGTGGACGACTGCAACCATGATATCGACGGTCTGTTTGCCAAATCATTTGAAACGCAAATGGAGAAGCTATTTGGGCCAGGTCAGCTGAAGAAAATTCCTAATAACCACCCTATCTATTCTTCCTTTTTCGAATTCGATGGTCCACCCACCACCTCGCAGGAGCTCAATGGCTGGGGCGACGATATTGTACATGATTATTTGAAAGCCATAGAAGTGGATGGAAGGATAGGTGTGCTCTACAGCAACAAAGATTACGGATGTGAGTGGGACTATGACTTCCGCAACAAACGGTTCTATAAAATCGACAACACCAGGTTTAGTATTAATATAGTGATGTACGCCATGATGGCCTGACCTTTTAGCTGGTTGGGTTCGAGACAATGATAGCATGAATGCAGAATTAAAAGAGATAGAAAAAACGGCTGAAAAGCTGGTAGCCAGCCTGGGTGACCTGAAGAAGGAGATTGGGAAGGTGATAGTGGGGCAGGGAGAAACAATCGACCAGCTGCTGATCACATTTCTGGCAGGAGGCCATGGCCTGCTCGAAGGCGTGCCGGGCTTGGCAAAGACGTTGATGATCAGAACGCTGTCAGAAGCAATCGACCTTAAGTTCAGGCGGATTCAGTTCACTCCCGATTTGATGCCGACCGATATCATTGGCACAGAAATACTGGAGGAAGACCATACCACAGGCAAAAGGATATTCAAGTTCAATAAAGGGCCCATTTTCGCCAATATCATTCTGGCAGATGAAATCAACCGAACGTCGCCTAAAACGCAGTCGGCATTGCTTGAAGCCATGCAGGAGTTTGAGGTGACCTATGCCGGAACAACCTATCCGCTGGAGAGGCCCTTCTTTATTTTGGCTACGCAAAACCCGATTGAACAGGCAGGTACATTTCCACTGCCGGAAGCCCAGCTTGACCGCTTTCTTTTGTACATCCGTATAGGCTATCCCACAGCGGAGGAAGAGCGCAATATTTTGGAAAGCACCACTGGCAAGAAGAAAGAAGCGGTGAAAAGTGTCATCAAAGGCGAGGAAATTCTGGAGGCTCAGAAGCTCGTCAGAGAAGTGCATATAAGCAAAGACCTTATTGGCTTTGTGAGCAGGGTGGTGCGAGCTACCAGGGCTGGCGAAAGTGAGGTGAGCTTTGTGAACGAATGGGTGCGCTGGGGCGCCGGGCCAAGAGCGGGACAGGCAATGATCTTAACGGCGAAGGCAAGGGCTTTGCTCAAAGGCCGGTTTGCCGTGACCATGGAAGACATCAAAAGCGTAGCGTTTCCTGTTCTTCGCCATCGAATCCTTATGAACTTCAAGGCAGAAGCCGACGGCGTTACTTCTGACCGAGTAACAGCCGAGCTTTTAGACAAAATCAAACTTCCAGCTGGAGTTTAGGCAACTACCAGGGCATTATCTGTCCTTCAAAGGCAAACTAAAAAGGCTTCTATTGTGAACCCACAGATTCGCCAGTTACTCACACCAGAGATCCTCTCCACCGTTAACGGGTTGGAGCTGGTAGCCCGTGTGATTGTGGAAGGCTACATGAGTGGAGGCAACCCGAGTCAGTCTGTAGGGGCCGGGCAAGAGTTTAGCCAGTACAGAAGCTATGAACCCGGCGACGACCTTCGTCAGCTCGACTGGAAGATGTTTGCCCGGTCAGAGCGCTACTACATCAAGCAGTCAGAGGTCGAAACCAATATCACCGTCAAGTTTATGCTGGACGCCAGCCGGTCGATGGAGCATGCCGAGGGTGGCGTCAGTAAAATACAAATGGCCAAAGTGCTGATTGCGGCGCTGGCTTTTCTGGCGAGAAAGCAGAGCGATACCTTCGGCCTGTTTTCTGTGAACGACCTGCATATAACCGCAGTGCAACCACGGTTTGACCAACAACAATACATTCGCTTTTTGAATGAGTTAATCAAAATAAAAGCTGAAAGCACCTGGAAGAAGGGTAACGGGCTCGAGCATATTTACAGTCATCAAGGCAAAGAGATGATCCTGTTTTTCACCGATATGTATGACAGCGAAGGGGATCTGCACGATTTTATTCGAAAGCTCAAAACACCCCGCAATGAAGTTATTGTCTTTCATTTGATGGGAAGGGAAGAATTGGAATTGAACTACAGTACCCAGCTTACCTTCGAAGACCTGGAAACAGGCGAACGGCTAAAAGTAGACTCGCCTGCTCAGCAAAGCGTTTATCGCAAGAAGATGGGTGAGTGGATAGATGCCACGAGGGACTGGATGTTGCAAAAGCAGGTGATCTACCAACCGACCTACCTTGATGACCCGGCACCTGAGGTGCTTCGGACTTTTCTGAAGGCTCGTAAATCGATGATAAGATGATGCAGCTGGCGAATCCGATGTGGCTTTGGGGATTGCTTGGGCTTGCCGTGCCACTCGCTATTCATTTGCTGAGCAGGAAAGAAGGCAAGGTGATAAAAGTGGGTAGCCTACGACACCTGGCTGATTCCACCACCAGACAATTCCAAAGCGTCAAGCTCAATGAGCTTTTGCTGCTGGCATTGAGAAGTGTGCTTCTACTCACAGTAGTGGCGTTGCTTGCTGGATTGCTTTTGCGGTCTTCGGCAAGCCTTCCAAAATGGGTGGTGGTGGATAGAGGAGTAGAGCAACACAATGAGATCGGCCGGATAATAGACAGCTTGACGAACAATGACTATGAACTGAGGTATCTGGAACAAGGGTTCCCTCTGCCAAAAGACACGATGTCAGAAGAGCAAACGCCGAACCATTGGTTTTTGGCCGAGCAGCTTGGGAAAGCAAAGATTAGCGAAGCTGTTGTTTTCATAAGGGCTTACATGTATGGCTTTAAAGGTAAAAGGCCTCCAAAACCCGATCATATCATGTGGTTTGATGTGCCATTCAAGCCTGTAAGCCTACCTGTAGTTTCTGTTGTTGAAGGCGATAGTATTTGGGAAGTTTCGGAGCAACCTGATGAAGAGTTCACGGAATTTACCACGAGGAGCGCAGACGCAAAGGGTTCAATTACCGTAGAGATGCCGATAAAAAAGGTAGTTATCGTATCAGACGAAGAACACAGTTATGACTCAAAAGTACTCGAAACGGCGCTGCTGGTTTTGAATGATTTGCCTGGTTTCAGGATGGATATTCAATCGG contains:
- a CDS encoding TldD/PmbA family protein, which encodes MRRRDFVQLAGLGAGAMMLPVSAFAKSVDPSRLLEPALDVIQKKRLADVALNASRSAGASYTDVRIGRYLNQFVITREDKVQNMVNTESFGTGIRVIANGTWGFASTNDVTEEGIAKAARQAVAIAKANSKFQTSPVELVPVKGYGEVSYKTPIKKNGFEVTIKDKADLLLNANARAMENGASYINNILFLVNEQKYFASSEGSYIDQDVHRTWPFFTVTAIDKESGQFKQRGSFSAPVGMGYEYLDGRAEDKIVGPAGVTLYNKSYDMVEDATMAAQQVKEILSAKSVEPGKYDLALEPSHLWLTIHESVGHPLELDRVLGYEANYAGTSFATLDKWETKKFNYGSKQVNFVADKTQVGSLGAVGWDDEGVKTKEWDLVKDGTLVNYQAIRDQAKIIGETESHGCCYADSWSSVQFQRMANVSLKAGKEQLTPEQLIGGIDKGVYIVKDGSFSIDQQRYNFQFGGQLFFEIKNGKIAGMLKDVAYQSNTQEFWNSCVQVCDSRDYRLNGSFFDGKGQPGQSSAVSHGSATTRFNGINVINTARSI
- a CDS encoding TldD/PmbA family protein; the protein is MAIFSKDEARAILEKVMKFSKADACEANLNGSNGGNIRYARNTVSTAGENSDVTLVVQSNFGKKSGTATVNEFDDASLEKVVRRSEELAQLAPENPEFMGPLEQQTYGESKTYAEATAKITPEYRAQAAANSINPAAAKDVTAAGFLEDSYGFASMMNTKGLFAYNRSTNVNFTVTMRTNDGLGSGWATRDYNDVSKLDTAEASKIAIEKAVKSSTAKAIEPGKYTVILEPAAASDLLQNMLFSMGARQADEGRSFLAKKGGGTKLGEKIVDERVNIYTDPFNTEVPASPWTQDGQARKKMDILKNGVVSNMFYDRYWAEKQGVAPVPFPGNAIMEGGTASLEDMIKDTKKGILVTRFWYIRTVDPQTLLYTGLTRDGTFYIENGKIAYPVKNFRFNESPVIMLNNLETLGKQVRTDGNLIPYMKIRDFTFSSLSDAV
- a CDS encoding DUF4159 domain-containing protein, yielding MSRKRFEEFFFTRLQYESGDWDVDQRMPSNLLNSLVEYTTLPVNTRENIVSLSSDEIFNSPFCYLSGHKLVEFTATERENFKKYVENGGFVFVDDCNHDIDGLFAKSFETQMEKLFGPGQLKKIPNNHPIYSSFFEFDGPPTTSQELNGWGDDIVHDYLKAIEVDGRIGVLYSNKDYGCEWDYDFRNKRFYKIDNTRFSINIVMYAMMA
- a CDS encoding AAA family ATPase, with translation MNAELKEIEKTAEKLVASLGDLKKEIGKVIVGQGETIDQLLITFLAGGHGLLEGVPGLAKTLMIRTLSEAIDLKFRRIQFTPDLMPTDIIGTEILEEDHTTGKRIFKFNKGPIFANIILADEINRTSPKTQSALLEAMQEFEVTYAGTTYPLERPFFILATQNPIEQAGTFPLPEAQLDRFLLYIRIGYPTAEEERNILESTTGKKKEAVKSVIKGEEILEAQKLVREVHISKDLIGFVSRVVRATRAGESEVSFVNEWVRWGAGPRAGQAMILTAKARALLKGRFAVTMEDIKSVAFPVLRHRILMNFKAEADGVTSDRVTAELLDKIKLPAGV
- a CDS encoding DUF58 domain-containing protein; translated protein: MNPQIRQLLTPEILSTVNGLELVARVIVEGYMSGGNPSQSVGAGQEFSQYRSYEPGDDLRQLDWKMFARSERYYIKQSEVETNITVKFMLDASRSMEHAEGGVSKIQMAKVLIAALAFLARKQSDTFGLFSVNDLHITAVQPRFDQQQYIRFLNELIKIKAESTWKKGNGLEHIYSHQGKEMILFFTDMYDSEGDLHDFIRKLKTPRNEVIVFHLMGREELELNYSTQLTFEDLETGERLKVDSPAQQSVYRKKMGEWIDATRDWMLQKQVIYQPTYLDDPAPEVLRTFLKARKSMIR
- a CDS encoding BatA domain-containing protein, with amino-acid sequence MMQLANPMWLWGLLGLAVPLAIHLLSRKEGKVIKVGSLRHLADSTTRQFQSVKLNELLLLALRSVLLLTVVALLAGLLLRSSASLPKWVVVDRGVEQHNEIGRIIDSLTNNDYELRYLEQGFPLPKDTMSEEQTPNHWFLAEQLGKAKISEAVVFIRAYMYGFKGKRPPKPDHIMWFDVPFKPVSLPVVSVVEGDSIWEVSEQPDEEFTEFTTRSADAKGSITVEMPIKKVVIVSDEEHSYDSKVLETALLVLNDLPGFRMDIQSESATFFSANEEAVVFWLASAAAPALENDFVFMEEATSDDLLVQLSPKQWQLTKRLNKRVVLEDRLIVELSKFFDTELPLMAESDRRTMPEAWRWSKVVPAEVDVDNKTTNYADINQWLVVLLVLTLVIERLVAWRRGQ